The genome window TAAGGGAGCAACTTAATTTAGGACGGGATTTTTAAATACGGTATAACATTTTTGGCacgcacaagcacaaaaccagtACCGCCGCAGTTTGTTTTGGTACAACTGCTGATACTAGCAGCTACAGTGAATCCTATCTGTAGTGTGCTGGGGCTATATGTAGCTGTAGTGTGCAACGGTAATACTAGGGCATGGAAACCTGGAGGCCGCCAGCTAGGCTAGTACTGTACTACTAGGACAACAGCTCAGCTCAGGCAACGCGCCGGAAGGCACACGAAGCCCATAGTTTGGTTTGGTGGTCCGTTTATCCCAGCCCACAGCATGCGAAGCAGACTGGCCCGCCTTGCCTTTGCGGCTTGGCACTGTGTGCAGTGTAAACAACCTTTCGCCCTTCCCCTCCCTCAGGGCTTCGGGCCTTCTGCCCTTCTGCCTTCAGCTTCAGACCCGTTCCGTGCTATATAAATCCCCACGATGGGAGGGGTTGCCCACCCCACCCATCATCAGTCAGTCAGTCAGCAGCCGCAACCTCGTACAATCACGAAAGCAGCACACGAGTCCACAACAGCACCCCGCCTCTTTTTCTTCACGTGCGTTGCGTGCCCTGCCCCCATGGAGACCCTCCTGGCTGGCAACCCCGCCAACGGCGTGGCGAAGCCGACGTGCAATGGCGTCGGCGCCCTGCCCGTGGCCAACTCCCACGCCATCATCGCCACGCCGCCGGCTGCGGCGACGCTGGCCCCGGCTGGCGCCACGCTCGGCCGGCACCTGGCGCGCCGCCTCGTGCAGATCGGCGCCTCCGACGTCTTCGCCGTCCCGGGGGACTTCAACCTCACCCTGCTCGACTACCTCATCGCCGAGCCGGGCCTGACCCTCGTCGGCTGCTGCAACGAGCTCAACGCCGGGTACGCCGCCGACGGGTACGCGCGGTCGCGGGGCGTCGGCGCCTGCGCCGTCACGTTCACCGTCGGTGGGCTCAGCGTGCTCAACGCCATCGCCGGCGCGTACAGCGAGAACCTCCCCGTCGTCTGCATCGTGGGCGGGCCCAACTCCAACGACTACGGCACCAACCGCATCCTGCACCACACCATCGGCCTCCCTGACTTCTCCCAGGAGCTCCGCTGCTTCCAGACGATCACCTGCTACCAGGTGCGCTGCGCGCTACTGCTGTGTGCTTGCTTCTCATCTTCTCTCTTCTGCTAGCTGCTCGGCATCGCTATATCTTCTCTCTACTGCTGTGTGTGTGTGCTcggcaggccatcatcaacaaccTGGACGACGCGCATGAGCAGATCGACACGGCCATCGCGACGGCGCTGAGGGAGAGCAAGCCCGTGTACATCAGCGTCAGCTGCAACCTGGCCGGCCTCTCCCACCCGACCTTCAGCCGGGATCCGGTGCCCATGTTCATCTCGCCGAGGCTGAGCAACAAGGCCAACCTGGAGTACGCCGTGGAGGCGGCGGCCGACTTCCTCAACAAGGCGGTGAAGCCGGTGATGGTGGGCGGGCCCAAGATCCGGGTGGCCAAGGCCAGGGAGGCGTTCGCCGCCGTCGCGGACGCCAGCGGGTACCCTTTCGCCGTCATGCCGGCCGCCAAGGGCCTGGTGCCGGAGCACCACCCGCGCTTCATCGGCACCTACTGGGGCGCCGTCAGCACCACCTTCTGCGCCGAGATCGTGGAGTCCGCCGACGCCTACCTCTTCGCCGGGCCCATCTTCAACGACTACAGCTCCGTCGGCTACTCCCTCCTGCTCAAGCGGGAGAAGGCCGTCATCGTGCAGCCCGACCGCATGGTGGTCGGCGACGGCCCGGCGTTCGGCTGCATCCTCATGCCCGAGTTCCTCCGCGCGCTCGCCAAGCGCCTCAGGCGCAACACCACGGCGTACGACAACTACCGCCGCATCTTCGTCCCCGACCGCGAGCCGCCCAACGGCAAGCCCAACGAGCCGCTTAGGGTCAACGTCCTCTTCAAGCACATCAAGGGCATGCTGTCCGGCGACTCCGCGGTCGTCGCCGAGACCGGCGACTCGTGGTTCAACTGCCAGAAGCTCAGGCTCCCCGAGGGCTGCGGCTACGAGTTCCAGATGCAGTACGGCTCCATCGGGTGGTCGGTCGGCGCCACGCTCGGGTACGCCCAGGCGGCCAAGGACAAGCGTGTCATCGCGTGCATCGGCGACGGAAGCTTCCAGGTACAATACGGCACATCCATCCATGGCACACATGCTGTCTCTCTGTCTGTGCCTGTACGTGCTCACTGCTGA of Zea mays cultivar B73 chromosome 8, Zm-B73-REFERENCE-NAM-5.0, whole genome shotgun sequence contains these proteins:
- the LOC542376 gene encoding pyruvate decarboxylase 1 — translated: METLLAGNPANGVAKPTCNGVGALPVANSHAIIATPPAAATLAPAGATLGRHLARRLVQIGASDVFAVPGDFNLTLLDYLIAEPGLTLVGCCNELNAGYAADGYARSRGVGACAVTFTVGGLSVLNAIAGAYSENLPVVCIVGGPNSNDYGTNRILHHTIGLPDFSQELRCFQTITCYQAIINNLDDAHEQIDTAIATALRESKPVYISVSCNLAGLSHPTFSRDPVPMFISPRLSNKANLEYAVEAAADFLNKAVKPVMVGGPKIRVAKAREAFAAVADASGYPFAVMPAAKGLVPEHHPRFIGTYWGAVSTTFCAEIVESADAYLFAGPIFNDYSSVGYSLLLKREKAVIVQPDRMVVGDGPAFGCILMPEFLRALAKRLRRNTTAYDNYRRIFVPDREPPNGKPNEPLRVNVLFKHIKGMLSGDSAVVAETGDSWFNCQKLRLPEGCGYEFQMQYGSIGWSVGATLGYAQAAKDKRVIACIGDGSFQVTAQDVSTMLRCGQKSIIFLINNGGYTIEVEIHDGPYNVIKNWDYTGLVNAIHNSEGNCWTMKVRTEEQLKEAIATATGAKKDCLCFIEVIVHKDDTSKELLEWGSRVSAANSRPPNPQ